Proteins from one Daphnia pulicaria isolate SC F1-1A chromosome 3, SC_F0-13Bv2, whole genome shotgun sequence genomic window:
- the LOC124328703 gene encoding solute carrier family 12 member 4-like isoform X4 produces MAAPADRSRFTTEKVDIDHECQAIAANSQGLIGDGHEEQPFVTDKKENDLSGYERNLYLYHEESEEGRPRVATLVSSLANYSATVQAPTDPDAPDKAKSSPKLGTLAGVYFPCMQNIFGVILFIRLTWIIGTAGIVQGFCLVTMCCTCTMLTAISMSAIATNGVVPAGGPYFMISRNLGPEFGGAIGLLFYIGTTFAASMYVVGGIEILVNYIAPQIALFGDPAKDPEVLYNNLRVYGTALLFIMGIVVFIGVKPVSKAAPLVLLCVILSIISIYVGIGLNWNGSDKLWMCLLGNRLLSQENSGNCTKEEGSALWNLYCKYTDEIVEGVSNIGANLTSRAVKCDPYFLSHNTSLVPGIHGLASGVFMENLGAWHLGSGQVVGKTMNAVDVETLDQPPYNQVMADISTSFTLLVGIFFPSVTGIMAGCNRSGDLADAQRSIPIGTISAILTTSVVYISAVFLFGSTFDNLIMRDKFGQSIGGSLVVANLSWPNEWVILIGSFMATTGAGLQSLISAPRLLYAISKDNLVPMLNPFSTLSASGEPTRALLLTLAICQFGVLLGNIDVLAPLLSMFFLMLYGFINLACALQTLLRTPNWRPRFKYYHWSLSFIGASLCVAVMFMSSWLYALIAIALATIIYKYIEYRGAEKEWGDGISGLALSAARFSLLRLEEGPPHIKNWRPQILTLCKMNAYLAPKQRKLLALASQLKAGKGLAVASSILQGDIAMCTDEATTARQNLRKAMDDEKVKGFANVLVAKDVGQGIVHLIQSTGLGGLKPNTVIFGWPNGWRQSIEEDRSWRVFVDAIHTAAANKMALIVPKGISSFPDSTEKIYGHIDVWWVVHDGGLLMLLPFLLRQHRTWRHCKMRLFTVAQLEDNSIQMKKDLKTSLYNLRIDAEVEVVEMMDSDISAYTYERTLVMEQRNQMLKEMQLNKRDPSGVSAEVGEVQAVVDQHRHNVKVRFQDEAGHPTEADGLKEVKVEQPTEPAAAAAVTPSAEALPAAENSIQKSSMVIPTVSVDAPPASPTSSERVDQPCPTPAPTKSNKETLQEPDVENVRRMHTAVKLNEVIVQRSHDAKLVVLNLPSPPKQTRLGGGSNYMEFLEVLTEGLDRVLMVKGCGREVVTIYS; encoded by the exons atgGCCGCGCCGGCAGATCGTTCACGCTTCACCACTGAGAAAGTTGACATCGATCACGAATGCCAGGCCATCGCCGCCAATTCTCAGGGTCTCATTG GGGACGGCCATGAGGAACAGCCCTTTGTCACTGACAAGAAGGAGAATGACCTGAGCGGCTACGAGCGCAATCTCTATCTCTATCAT GAGGAGAGCGAGGAAGGTCGCCCGCGAGTGGCTACGCTGGTCAGCTCGCTGGCCAACTACAGTGCCACTGTCCAGGCGCCAACGGATCCGGATGCGCCCGACAAGGCCAAGAGCTCGCCCAAGCTCGGCACCCTGGCCGGCGTCTATTTCCCGTGCATGCAGAACATTTTCGGCGTCATCCTCTTCATCCGTCTGACGTGGATCATTGGCACGGCCGGCATCGTCCAGGGATTTTGCCTCGTCACCATGTGCTGCACCTGC ACCATGTTGACAGCCATTAGCATGAGTGCTATAGCAACGAACGGCGTCGTGCCGGCGGGGGGTCCCTATTTCATGATCTCCCGTAATTTAGGTCCCGAATTCGGCGGCGCCATAGGCCTCCTGTTCTACATCGGAACCACTTTTGCCGCTTCGATGTACGTCGTCGGCGGCATCGAAATCCTGGTG AATTACATTGCGCCTCAAATCGCTTTGTTTGGTGATCCGGCCAAGGACCCGGAAGTCCTCTACAACAATTTACGGGTCTACGGCACGGCCTTGTTATTTATCATGGGCATTGTGGTGTTCATCGGCGTCAAACCCGTCAGCAAGGCGGCCCCGCTGGTCCTGCTATGCGTCATCCTCTCCATCATATCCATCTACGTCGGCATCGGACTCAACTGGAACGGTTCTGATAAGCTGTG gatgtgttTGCTGGGTAATCGACTGCTCTCGCAAGAAAATTCGGGAAATTGCACCAAAGAGGAAGGATCGGCTTTGTGGAATTTGTATTGCAAGTACACAGACGAGATCGTGGAAGGAGTCTCCAACATCGGTGCCAATTTGACCAGCAGAGCGGTCAAATGCGATCCTTACTTCCTTTCGCACAACACCTCGCTCGTCCCGGGCATCCACGGATTGGCCAGCGGAGTTTTCATGG AAAACTTGGGAGCCTGGCATTTAGGTAGCGGCCAAGTAGTGGGCAAGACCATGAATGCCGTCGACGTCGAGACTCTGGATCAGCCGCCTTACAACCAGGTGATGGCTGATATTTCGACGAGCTTCACCTTATTGGTCGGCATCTTCTTCCCCAGCGTGACTG GTATCATGGCCGGCTGCAACCGCTCGGGAGATTTGGCCGATGCCCAGCGATCCATCCCCATCGGAACCATCAGCGCCATTCTGACCACCAGCGTCGTCTACATCAGCGCCGTCTTCTTATTCGGTTCGACGTTTGACAACCTCATCATGAGAGACAA GTTTGGACAGAGCATTGGTGGCAGCTTGGTCGTTGCTAATTTGTCTTGGCCCAACGAATGGGTCATTCTGATTGGAAGTTTCATGGCCACAACTGGTGCCGGCCTGCAGAGTCTCATCTCGGCTCCTCGGCTCCTCTACGCCATCTCCAAAGACAATTTGGTGCCCATGCTGAACCCTTTTTCGACTCTGTCGGCTTCCGGCGAACCCACTCGCGCCCTCTTGCTGACTCTcg CCATTTGTCAATTCGGAGTTCTATTGGGCAACATCGATGTTCTGGCTCCGCTGCTCTCCATGTTCTTTTTGATGCTCTACGGATTCATCAATCTCGCCTGTGCCCTTCAGACACTGTTAAGGACGCCCAACTGGAGGCCGCGATTCAAATACTACCACTG gtCGCTGTCTTTCATCGGAGCTTCGCTCTGCGTCGCCGTCATGTTCATGTCTAGTTGGCTCTATGCTCTGATTGCCATCGCTCTGGCCACCATCATCTACAAGTACATTGAATATCGCGG AGCCGAGAAGGAGTGGGGAGACGGAATAAGTGGCCTGGCTTTGAGTGCAGCCCGATTCAGTTTACTCCGGCTGGAGGAGGGACCGCCCCACATCAAAAATTGGCGTCCACAGATCCTGACCCTATGCAAAATGAATGCCTACCTCGCACCCAAACAGCGCAAACTGTTGGCTCTCGCCTCCCAGTTGAAAGCTGGCAAGGGATTGGCCGTCGCCTCGTCTATCCTCCAAG GTGACATCGCCATGTGCACCGACGAAGCGACCACGGCCAGACAGAACTTGCGCAAAGCTATGGATGACGAAAAGGTCAAGGGCTTTGCTAACGTGCTGGTTGCCAAGGATGTCGGCCAAGGCATTGTCCATCT GATCCAGTCGACCGGTTTGGGTGGATTGAAACCCAACACGGTTATCTTTGGATGGCCAAACGGTTGGCGCCAGTCGATAGAGGAGGATCGATCGTGGCGCGTCTTTGTCGATGCCATTCACACCGCAGCGGCCAacaagatggcgctgattgtgCCCAAAGGAATCTCATCTTTCCCCGATTCCACCGAGAAG ATCTACGGCCATATCGACGTCTGGTGGGTTGTTCACGACGGCGgcctgctgatgctgctgcccTTCCTGCTGCGCCAGCACCGCACTTGGCGCCATTGCAAGATGCGTCTGTTCACCGTTGCTCAGCTCGAGGACAATTCCATTCAGATGAAAAAAGATCTCAAGACTTCCCTCTACAATTTACGTATTGATGCCGAGGTCGAAGTCGTAGAAATG ATGGATAGCGACATTTCGGCTTATACTTACGAACGGACTCTGGTGATGGAGCAGCGCAATCAAATGTTGAAAGAGATGCAACTCAACAAGCGAGATCCATCTGGCGTGAGTGCG GAGGTCGGTGAG GTCCAAGCCGTCGTCGACCAGCACCGACACAACGTCAAGGTGCGCTTCCAGGATGAAGCCGGTCATCCGACCGAGGCGGATGGTTTGAAGGAAGTCAAAGTGGAACAGCCGACGGAACCTGCCGCTGCGGCTGCAGTCACTCCCTCCGCTGAAGCTTTGCCAGCGGCTGAGAATTCCATCCAGAAGAGCTCAATGGTTATTCCAACCGTTTCAGTCGACGCTCCGCCGGCGAGTCCAACGTCTTCCGAGCGGGTCGACCAGCCATGCCCGACTCCGGCGCCCACCAAGAGCAATAAGGAAACTCTACAGGAGCCGGATGTCGAAAACGTCCGACGGATGCACACAGCCGTCAAGCTCAATGAGGTCATTGTCCAGCGGTCGCACGACGCCAAATTGGTCGTGCTCAATTTGCCATCGCCGCCGAAACAAACCCGCCTGGGAGGAGGGTCTAACT ACATGGAGTTTTTAGAGGTTTTAACGGAGGGTCTGGACCGAGTCCTCATGGTAAAAGGTTGCGGACGAGAAGTCGTCACCATCTATTCTTAG
- the LOC124328703 gene encoding solute carrier family 12 member 7-like isoform X6, whose protein sequence is MDVDSYSSFGDGHEEQPFVTDKKENDLSGYERNLYLYHEESEEGRPRVATLVSSLANYSATVQAPTDPDAPDKAKSSPKLGTLAGVYFPCMQNIFGVILFIRLTWIIGTAGIVQGFCLVTMCCTCTMLTAISMSAIATNGVVPAGGPYFMISRNLGPEFGGAIGLLFYIGTTFAASMYVVGGIEILVNYIAPQIALFGDPAKDPEVLYNNLRVYGTALLFIMGIVVFIGVKPVSKAAPLVLLCVILSIISIYVGIGLNWNGSDKLWMCLLGNRLLSQENSGNCTKEEGSALWNLYCKYTDEIVEGVSNIGANLTSRAVKCDPYFLSHNTSLVPGIHGLASGVFMENLGAWHLGSGQVVGKTMNAVDVETLDQPPYNQVMADISTSFTLLVGIFFPSVTGIMAGCNRSGDLADAQRSIPIGTISAILTTSVVYISAVFLFGSTFDNLIMRDKFGQSIGGSLVVANLSWPNEWVILIGSFMATTGAGLQSLISAPRLLYAISKDNLVPMLNPFSTLSASGEPTRALLLTLAICQFGVLLGNIDVLAPLLSMFFLMLYGFINLACALQTLLRTPNWRPRFKYYHWSLSFIGASLCVAVMFMSSWLYALIAIALATIIYKYIEYRGAEKEWGDGISGLALSAARFSLLRLEEGPPHIKNWRPQILTLCKMNAYLAPKQRKLLALASQLKAGKGLAVASSILQGDIAMCTDEATTARQNLRKAMDDEKVKGFANVLVAKDVGQGIVHLIQSTGLGGLKPNTVIFGWPNGWRQSIEEDRSWRVFVDAIHTAAANKMALIVPKGISSFPDSTEKIYGHIDVWWVVHDGGLLMLLPFLLRQHRTWRHCKMRLFTVAQLEDNSIQMKKDLKTSLYNLRIDAEVEVVEMMDSDISAYTYERTLVMEQRNQMLKEMQLNKRDPSGVSAEVGEVQAVVDQHRHNVKVRFQDEAGHPTEADGLKEVKVEQPTEPAAAAAVTPSAEALPAAENSIQKSSMVIPTVSVDAPPASPTSSERVDQPCPTPAPTKSNKETLQEPDVENVRRMHTAVKLNEVIVQRSHDAKLVVLNLPSPPKQTRLGGGSNYMEFLEVLTEGLDRVLMVKGCGREVVTIYS, encoded by the exons GGGACGGCCATGAGGAACAGCCCTTTGTCACTGACAAGAAGGAGAATGACCTGAGCGGCTACGAGCGCAATCTCTATCTCTATCAT GAGGAGAGCGAGGAAGGTCGCCCGCGAGTGGCTACGCTGGTCAGCTCGCTGGCCAACTACAGTGCCACTGTCCAGGCGCCAACGGATCCGGATGCGCCCGACAAGGCCAAGAGCTCGCCCAAGCTCGGCACCCTGGCCGGCGTCTATTTCCCGTGCATGCAGAACATTTTCGGCGTCATCCTCTTCATCCGTCTGACGTGGATCATTGGCACGGCCGGCATCGTCCAGGGATTTTGCCTCGTCACCATGTGCTGCACCTGC ACCATGTTGACAGCCATTAGCATGAGTGCTATAGCAACGAACGGCGTCGTGCCGGCGGGGGGTCCCTATTTCATGATCTCCCGTAATTTAGGTCCCGAATTCGGCGGCGCCATAGGCCTCCTGTTCTACATCGGAACCACTTTTGCCGCTTCGATGTACGTCGTCGGCGGCATCGAAATCCTGGTG AATTACATTGCGCCTCAAATCGCTTTGTTTGGTGATCCGGCCAAGGACCCGGAAGTCCTCTACAACAATTTACGGGTCTACGGCACGGCCTTGTTATTTATCATGGGCATTGTGGTGTTCATCGGCGTCAAACCCGTCAGCAAGGCGGCCCCGCTGGTCCTGCTATGCGTCATCCTCTCCATCATATCCATCTACGTCGGCATCGGACTCAACTGGAACGGTTCTGATAAGCTGTG gatgtgttTGCTGGGTAATCGACTGCTCTCGCAAGAAAATTCGGGAAATTGCACCAAAGAGGAAGGATCGGCTTTGTGGAATTTGTATTGCAAGTACACAGACGAGATCGTGGAAGGAGTCTCCAACATCGGTGCCAATTTGACCAGCAGAGCGGTCAAATGCGATCCTTACTTCCTTTCGCACAACACCTCGCTCGTCCCGGGCATCCACGGATTGGCCAGCGGAGTTTTCATGG AAAACTTGGGAGCCTGGCATTTAGGTAGCGGCCAAGTAGTGGGCAAGACCATGAATGCCGTCGACGTCGAGACTCTGGATCAGCCGCCTTACAACCAGGTGATGGCTGATATTTCGACGAGCTTCACCTTATTGGTCGGCATCTTCTTCCCCAGCGTGACTG GTATCATGGCCGGCTGCAACCGCTCGGGAGATTTGGCCGATGCCCAGCGATCCATCCCCATCGGAACCATCAGCGCCATTCTGACCACCAGCGTCGTCTACATCAGCGCCGTCTTCTTATTCGGTTCGACGTTTGACAACCTCATCATGAGAGACAA GTTTGGACAGAGCATTGGTGGCAGCTTGGTCGTTGCTAATTTGTCTTGGCCCAACGAATGGGTCATTCTGATTGGAAGTTTCATGGCCACAACTGGTGCCGGCCTGCAGAGTCTCATCTCGGCTCCTCGGCTCCTCTACGCCATCTCCAAAGACAATTTGGTGCCCATGCTGAACCCTTTTTCGACTCTGTCGGCTTCCGGCGAACCCACTCGCGCCCTCTTGCTGACTCTcg CCATTTGTCAATTCGGAGTTCTATTGGGCAACATCGATGTTCTGGCTCCGCTGCTCTCCATGTTCTTTTTGATGCTCTACGGATTCATCAATCTCGCCTGTGCCCTTCAGACACTGTTAAGGACGCCCAACTGGAGGCCGCGATTCAAATACTACCACTG gtCGCTGTCTTTCATCGGAGCTTCGCTCTGCGTCGCCGTCATGTTCATGTCTAGTTGGCTCTATGCTCTGATTGCCATCGCTCTGGCCACCATCATCTACAAGTACATTGAATATCGCGG AGCCGAGAAGGAGTGGGGAGACGGAATAAGTGGCCTGGCTTTGAGTGCAGCCCGATTCAGTTTACTCCGGCTGGAGGAGGGACCGCCCCACATCAAAAATTGGCGTCCACAGATCCTGACCCTATGCAAAATGAATGCCTACCTCGCACCCAAACAGCGCAAACTGTTGGCTCTCGCCTCCCAGTTGAAAGCTGGCAAGGGATTGGCCGTCGCCTCGTCTATCCTCCAAG GTGACATCGCCATGTGCACCGACGAAGCGACCACGGCCAGACAGAACTTGCGCAAAGCTATGGATGACGAAAAGGTCAAGGGCTTTGCTAACGTGCTGGTTGCCAAGGATGTCGGCCAAGGCATTGTCCATCT GATCCAGTCGACCGGTTTGGGTGGATTGAAACCCAACACGGTTATCTTTGGATGGCCAAACGGTTGGCGCCAGTCGATAGAGGAGGATCGATCGTGGCGCGTCTTTGTCGATGCCATTCACACCGCAGCGGCCAacaagatggcgctgattgtgCCCAAAGGAATCTCATCTTTCCCCGATTCCACCGAGAAG ATCTACGGCCATATCGACGTCTGGTGGGTTGTTCACGACGGCGgcctgctgatgctgctgcccTTCCTGCTGCGCCAGCACCGCACTTGGCGCCATTGCAAGATGCGTCTGTTCACCGTTGCTCAGCTCGAGGACAATTCCATTCAGATGAAAAAAGATCTCAAGACTTCCCTCTACAATTTACGTATTGATGCCGAGGTCGAAGTCGTAGAAATG ATGGATAGCGACATTTCGGCTTATACTTACGAACGGACTCTGGTGATGGAGCAGCGCAATCAAATGTTGAAAGAGATGCAACTCAACAAGCGAGATCCATCTGGCGTGAGTGCG GAGGTCGGTGAG GTCCAAGCCGTCGTCGACCAGCACCGACACAACGTCAAGGTGCGCTTCCAGGATGAAGCCGGTCATCCGACCGAGGCGGATGGTTTGAAGGAAGTCAAAGTGGAACAGCCGACGGAACCTGCCGCTGCGGCTGCAGTCACTCCCTCCGCTGAAGCTTTGCCAGCGGCTGAGAATTCCATCCAGAAGAGCTCAATGGTTATTCCAACCGTTTCAGTCGACGCTCCGCCGGCGAGTCCAACGTCTTCCGAGCGGGTCGACCAGCCATGCCCGACTCCGGCGCCCACCAAGAGCAATAAGGAAACTCTACAGGAGCCGGATGTCGAAAACGTCCGACGGATGCACACAGCCGTCAAGCTCAATGAGGTCATTGTCCAGCGGTCGCACGACGCCAAATTGGTCGTGCTCAATTTGCCATCGCCGCCGAAACAAACCCGCCTGGGAGGAGGGTCTAACT ACATGGAGTTTTTAGAGGTTTTAACGGAGGGTCTGGACCGAGTCCTCATGGTAAAAGGTTGCGGACGAGAAGTCGTCACCATCTATTCTTAG
- the LOC124328703 gene encoding solute carrier family 12 member 4-like isoform X3 encodes MATETSGTTIGKGRFVVRSYGAATTTNAPTNQTEQDDPGDGHEEQPFVTDKKENDLSGYERNLYLYHEESEEGRPRVATLVSSLANYSATVQAPTDPDAPDKAKSSPKLGTLAGVYFPCMQNIFGVILFIRLTWIIGTAGIVQGFCLVTMCCTCTMLTAISMSAIATNGVVPAGGPYFMISRNLGPEFGGAIGLLFYIGTTFAASMYVVGGIEILVNYIAPQIALFGDPAKDPEVLYNNLRVYGTALLFIMGIVVFIGVKPVSKAAPLVLLCVILSIISIYVGIGLNWNGSDKLWMCLLGNRLLSQENSGNCTKEEGSALWNLYCKYTDEIVEGVSNIGANLTSRAVKCDPYFLSHNTSLVPGIHGLASGVFMENLGAWHLGSGQVVGKTMNAVDVETLDQPPYNQVMADISTSFTLLVGIFFPSVTGIMAGCNRSGDLADAQRSIPIGTISAILTTSVVYISAVFLFGSTFDNLIMRDKFGQSIGGSLVVANLSWPNEWVILIGSFMATTGAGLQSLISAPRLLYAISKDNLVPMLNPFSTLSASGEPTRALLLTLAICQFGVLLGNIDVLAPLLSMFFLMLYGFINLACALQTLLRTPNWRPRFKYYHWSLSFIGASLCVAVMFMSSWLYALIAIALATIIYKYIEYRGAEKEWGDGISGLALSAARFSLLRLEEGPPHIKNWRPQILTLCKMNAYLAPKQRKLLALASQLKAGKGLAVASSILQGDIAMCTDEATTARQNLRKAMDDEKVKGFANVLVAKDVGQGIVHLIQSTGLGGLKPNTVIFGWPNGWRQSIEEDRSWRVFVDAIHTAAANKMALIVPKGISSFPDSTEKIYGHIDVWWVVHDGGLLMLLPFLLRQHRTWRHCKMRLFTVAQLEDNSIQMKKDLKTSLYNLRIDAEVEVVEMMDSDISAYTYERTLVMEQRNQMLKEMQLNKRDPSGVSAEVGEVQAVVDQHRHNVKVRFQDEAGHPTEADGLKEVKVEQPTEPAAAAAVTPSAEALPAAENSIQKSSMVIPTVSVDAPPASPTSSERVDQPCPTPAPTKSNKETLQEPDVENVRRMHTAVKLNEVIVQRSHDAKLVVLNLPSPPKQTRLGGGSNYMEFLEVLTEGLDRVLMVKGCGREVVTIYS; translated from the exons GGGACGGCCATGAGGAACAGCCCTTTGTCACTGACAAGAAGGAGAATGACCTGAGCGGCTACGAGCGCAATCTCTATCTCTATCAT GAGGAGAGCGAGGAAGGTCGCCCGCGAGTGGCTACGCTGGTCAGCTCGCTGGCCAACTACAGTGCCACTGTCCAGGCGCCAACGGATCCGGATGCGCCCGACAAGGCCAAGAGCTCGCCCAAGCTCGGCACCCTGGCCGGCGTCTATTTCCCGTGCATGCAGAACATTTTCGGCGTCATCCTCTTCATCCGTCTGACGTGGATCATTGGCACGGCCGGCATCGTCCAGGGATTTTGCCTCGTCACCATGTGCTGCACCTGC ACCATGTTGACAGCCATTAGCATGAGTGCTATAGCAACGAACGGCGTCGTGCCGGCGGGGGGTCCCTATTTCATGATCTCCCGTAATTTAGGTCCCGAATTCGGCGGCGCCATAGGCCTCCTGTTCTACATCGGAACCACTTTTGCCGCTTCGATGTACGTCGTCGGCGGCATCGAAATCCTGGTG AATTACATTGCGCCTCAAATCGCTTTGTTTGGTGATCCGGCCAAGGACCCGGAAGTCCTCTACAACAATTTACGGGTCTACGGCACGGCCTTGTTATTTATCATGGGCATTGTGGTGTTCATCGGCGTCAAACCCGTCAGCAAGGCGGCCCCGCTGGTCCTGCTATGCGTCATCCTCTCCATCATATCCATCTACGTCGGCATCGGACTCAACTGGAACGGTTCTGATAAGCTGTG gatgtgttTGCTGGGTAATCGACTGCTCTCGCAAGAAAATTCGGGAAATTGCACCAAAGAGGAAGGATCGGCTTTGTGGAATTTGTATTGCAAGTACACAGACGAGATCGTGGAAGGAGTCTCCAACATCGGTGCCAATTTGACCAGCAGAGCGGTCAAATGCGATCCTTACTTCCTTTCGCACAACACCTCGCTCGTCCCGGGCATCCACGGATTGGCCAGCGGAGTTTTCATGG AAAACTTGGGAGCCTGGCATTTAGGTAGCGGCCAAGTAGTGGGCAAGACCATGAATGCCGTCGACGTCGAGACTCTGGATCAGCCGCCTTACAACCAGGTGATGGCTGATATTTCGACGAGCTTCACCTTATTGGTCGGCATCTTCTTCCCCAGCGTGACTG GTATCATGGCCGGCTGCAACCGCTCGGGAGATTTGGCCGATGCCCAGCGATCCATCCCCATCGGAACCATCAGCGCCATTCTGACCACCAGCGTCGTCTACATCAGCGCCGTCTTCTTATTCGGTTCGACGTTTGACAACCTCATCATGAGAGACAA GTTTGGACAGAGCATTGGTGGCAGCTTGGTCGTTGCTAATTTGTCTTGGCCCAACGAATGGGTCATTCTGATTGGAAGTTTCATGGCCACAACTGGTGCCGGCCTGCAGAGTCTCATCTCGGCTCCTCGGCTCCTCTACGCCATCTCCAAAGACAATTTGGTGCCCATGCTGAACCCTTTTTCGACTCTGTCGGCTTCCGGCGAACCCACTCGCGCCCTCTTGCTGACTCTcg CCATTTGTCAATTCGGAGTTCTATTGGGCAACATCGATGTTCTGGCTCCGCTGCTCTCCATGTTCTTTTTGATGCTCTACGGATTCATCAATCTCGCCTGTGCCCTTCAGACACTGTTAAGGACGCCCAACTGGAGGCCGCGATTCAAATACTACCACTG gtCGCTGTCTTTCATCGGAGCTTCGCTCTGCGTCGCCGTCATGTTCATGTCTAGTTGGCTCTATGCTCTGATTGCCATCGCTCTGGCCACCATCATCTACAAGTACATTGAATATCGCGG AGCCGAGAAGGAGTGGGGAGACGGAATAAGTGGCCTGGCTTTGAGTGCAGCCCGATTCAGTTTACTCCGGCTGGAGGAGGGACCGCCCCACATCAAAAATTGGCGTCCACAGATCCTGACCCTATGCAAAATGAATGCCTACCTCGCACCCAAACAGCGCAAACTGTTGGCTCTCGCCTCCCAGTTGAAAGCTGGCAAGGGATTGGCCGTCGCCTCGTCTATCCTCCAAG GTGACATCGCCATGTGCACCGACGAAGCGACCACGGCCAGACAGAACTTGCGCAAAGCTATGGATGACGAAAAGGTCAAGGGCTTTGCTAACGTGCTGGTTGCCAAGGATGTCGGCCAAGGCATTGTCCATCT GATCCAGTCGACCGGTTTGGGTGGATTGAAACCCAACACGGTTATCTTTGGATGGCCAAACGGTTGGCGCCAGTCGATAGAGGAGGATCGATCGTGGCGCGTCTTTGTCGATGCCATTCACACCGCAGCGGCCAacaagatggcgctgattgtgCCCAAAGGAATCTCATCTTTCCCCGATTCCACCGAGAAG ATCTACGGCCATATCGACGTCTGGTGGGTTGTTCACGACGGCGgcctgctgatgctgctgcccTTCCTGCTGCGCCAGCACCGCACTTGGCGCCATTGCAAGATGCGTCTGTTCACCGTTGCTCAGCTCGAGGACAATTCCATTCAGATGAAAAAAGATCTCAAGACTTCCCTCTACAATTTACGTATTGATGCCGAGGTCGAAGTCGTAGAAATG ATGGATAGCGACATTTCGGCTTATACTTACGAACGGACTCTGGTGATGGAGCAGCGCAATCAAATGTTGAAAGAGATGCAACTCAACAAGCGAGATCCATCTGGCGTGAGTGCG GAGGTCGGTGAG GTCCAAGCCGTCGTCGACCAGCACCGACACAACGTCAAGGTGCGCTTCCAGGATGAAGCCGGTCATCCGACCGAGGCGGATGGTTTGAAGGAAGTCAAAGTGGAACAGCCGACGGAACCTGCCGCTGCGGCTGCAGTCACTCCCTCCGCTGAAGCTTTGCCAGCGGCTGAGAATTCCATCCAGAAGAGCTCAATGGTTATTCCAACCGTTTCAGTCGACGCTCCGCCGGCGAGTCCAACGTCTTCCGAGCGGGTCGACCAGCCATGCCCGACTCCGGCGCCCACCAAGAGCAATAAGGAAACTCTACAGGAGCCGGATGTCGAAAACGTCCGACGGATGCACACAGCCGTCAAGCTCAATGAGGTCATTGTCCAGCGGTCGCACGACGCCAAATTGGTCGTGCTCAATTTGCCATCGCCGCCGAAACAAACCCGCCTGGGAGGAGGGTCTAACT ACATGGAGTTTTTAGAGGTTTTAACGGAGGGTCTGGACCGAGTCCTCATGGTAAAAGGTTGCGGACGAGAAGTCGTCACCATCTATTCTTAG